From Leptospira venezuelensis, a single genomic window includes:
- a CDS encoding LIC_11548 family sensor histidine kinase: protein MEEENRYYLRDLLILSGVISLSILAAELIHFRNSENIDIVDRILIYVYYTVPLVVLFLIISYFYRNRRNLETGRLKSSIRYRLSLSFLFIAILPSFPVFLLTSNVIGRVFEGFYGLDIAQALEAGDHFVRKELDLEKTNLLEKAKLFRNLVQRQNPNPNLLTNRANELDLISNPNYYVGWYENNIPTLENRSLKLTISPEEFTNLGTEEGISDKLALSQSLGFYLLKIDSPNPKNFLILGKRVFVGEESRAYSFINTRKNYINADLAKEKLPYEVRLTITLLTVFAFLLSIFFSLVFARKISRPIIDLANATQKVSLGDTDINLPLTEGGEIGALVESFNQMVKDLKSKNDELMHTQRIAAWKEVAQRMAHEIKNPLTPIQLSAERIRRKLNSEVPEEFQEIVTKGSETIVGQVKILEHLVNEFSEFARMPAPRLINQHLEPVVLESAKLFEHTPGIQIELNFAKNLPEIFLDKKLFLGIMNNLFKNAVEAIEKRRQKGESKFLAGKIRISTVLEKRIMRRSVVLFIEDNGIGITPEYRSKVFEPYYSTKEEHVSGIGLAIVQKTVIDHNGHISVDSSELGGCKFRIELPVA, encoded by the coding sequence ATAGAGGAGGAGAATCGATACTATCTTCGAGATCTTCTGATTTTATCCGGAGTGATCTCTCTATCAATCCTTGCGGCTGAACTAATCCATTTTAGAAATTCAGAAAATATAGATATAGTAGACCGAATACTGATCTATGTATATTATACAGTTCCATTAGTCGTACTATTTCTGATTATATCCTATTTTTATAGGAACCGCAGGAATTTAGAAACAGGACGACTCAAAAGTTCTATCCGTTACAGACTTTCTCTCTCATTTTTGTTCATTGCGATCCTTCCTTCTTTTCCAGTATTTTTACTCACTTCTAATGTAATTGGAAGAGTATTCGAAGGATTTTACGGTTTGGATATTGCCCAGGCTTTGGAAGCAGGGGATCATTTTGTTCGAAAGGAATTAGATCTTGAGAAGACCAATCTATTGGAAAAAGCTAAATTATTCCGAAATCTTGTGCAAAGACAAAATCCAAATCCGAACTTACTTACAAATCGGGCGAATGAATTAGATCTAATTTCTAACCCGAATTATTATGTAGGTTGGTATGAAAATAATATCCCAACACTTGAAAATAGATCTTTAAAATTAACCATTTCTCCGGAGGAGTTTACAAATCTTGGAACAGAAGAAGGTATTTCCGATAAACTGGCTTTAAGTCAGAGTTTAGGATTTTATCTACTTAAAATAGATTCACCCAATCCTAAAAATTTTCTTATATTAGGAAAACGTGTTTTTGTGGGAGAAGAATCCAGGGCTTACTCTTTTATTAATACTAGGAAAAATTATATAAACGCCGACTTAGCAAAAGAAAAACTTCCTTATGAGGTCAGGCTCACTATCACATTGTTGACTGTATTTGCATTTTTACTTTCCATATTCTTCTCACTTGTATTCGCCCGGAAAATTTCAAGACCAATCATAGACCTCGCAAATGCTACACAAAAAGTTTCACTAGGCGATACGGACATTAATCTTCCACTTACAGAAGGAGGGGAGATTGGCGCATTAGTAGAGTCTTTTAATCAAATGGTAAAAGATCTAAAATCCAAAAATGATGAGCTGATGCATACACAAAGGATTGCGGCTTGGAAAGAAGTGGCACAGAGAATGGCCCACGAAATTAAAAATCCACTTACCCCAATCCAACTCTCCGCAGAAAGAATACGTAGAAAATTAAACTCAGAGGTTCCGGAAGAATTTCAAGAGATCGTGACCAAAGGAAGTGAAACTATAGTCGGTCAGGTGAAAATTTTAGAACATCTGGTAAATGAGTTCTCCGAGTTTGCTAGAATGCCTGCACCTAGGCTTATCAACCAACATTTGGAACCTGTTGTCTTAGAAAGCGCAAAACTTTTCGAGCATACGCCTGGGATCCAAATAGAACTCAACTTCGCAAAAAATTTGCCGGAAATCTTTTTGGATAAAAAATTGTTTTTGGGAATCATGAACAATCTTTTCAAAAATGCGGTGGAAGCAATAGAGAAAAGAAGGCAAAAAGGTGAGTCCAAATTTCTGGCCGGAAAAATTCGTATTTCTACCGTGCTAGAAAAAAGGATCATGAGACGTTCAGTGGTTTTATTTATAGAAGATAACGGGATTGGAATTACTCCTGAATACAGGTCTAAAGTTTTCGAACCATATTATTCCACCAAGGAAGAACATGTTTCCGGGATAGGACTTGCAATCGTACAAAAAACAGTGATCGATCATAATGGTCATATTTCTGTAGATTCTTCCGAATTAGGCGGATGTAAATTTAGGATAGAACTTCCGGTAGCATAG
- a CDS encoding HPr family phosphocarrier protein yields the protein MKEIHLKINENGAGMHARPASVFVNCAAKYSCEVLVSKDGVEVNGKSIMGLMMLALAPGAEFSIKTEGAQEEEAADALAKLVEGDFAI from the coding sequence TTGAAAGAAATCCACCTCAAAATTAACGAAAACGGCGCAGGGATGCACGCCCGTCCCGCCTCTGTCTTTGTGAATTGCGCGGCTAAATACTCCTGCGAAGTTCTGGTTTCCAAAGACGGAGTTGAAGTAAACGGTAAAAGTATCATGGGACTCATGATGTTAGCGTTAGCTCCTGGTGCGGAATTTTCCATCAAGACAGAAGGCGCTCAGGAAGAAGAAGCAGCGGATGCTTTAGCCAAATTAGTGGAAGGCGATTTTGCGATATGA
- the hprK gene encoding HPr(Ser) kinase/phosphatase encodes MSVPGINVSNILKDHPELGLKLIAGENGLQNRIHSSEINRPGLSLTGFYESFAHDRIQIFGKGEWAYITSKEGEDMEKLAADFFHFHLNCIIFTHGNVPPPIFVEYCDRLNIPLLGSDVSTHKFITLISQILDRSLAPRTMRHGVLIEVFGIGILLSGKSGVGKSETALELIERGHRLVADDMVEIRRLSESYLIGTCSDLLRHHMEIRGLGILNIKDIFGIGSVRDHKLIELIIHLEEWTEEKEFDRTGLENRTEEVLGVNIPLIKLPVRPGRNIPIIVETAAMNQRLKKLGKNAAAEFSQKLNIYLQQGKVERNPPQN; translated from the coding sequence ATGTCCGTTCCAGGAATCAATGTATCTAATATTCTAAAAGACCATCCTGAATTAGGTTTAAAACTAATCGCAGGAGAAAATGGACTCCAAAATCGCATTCATAGCTCAGAGATCAATAGACCAGGCCTTTCACTCACTGGTTTTTATGAAAGTTTTGCCCATGATCGTATCCAAATTTTTGGGAAAGGGGAATGGGCATACATTACCTCTAAAGAAGGTGAGGATATGGAAAAACTCGCCGCTGATTTTTTCCATTTTCATTTGAATTGTATCATATTCACACACGGGAATGTCCCTCCGCCTATCTTTGTAGAATATTGCGATCGTCTGAATATTCCACTCTTGGGTTCGGATGTTTCTACTCATAAATTTATTACACTTATCTCTCAGATTTTAGATAGAAGTCTTGCACCTAGGACCATGAGACACGGAGTTTTAATAGAAGTATTCGGAATTGGAATACTTCTCTCCGGAAAAAGTGGCGTAGGAAAAAGTGAGACTGCACTCGAACTCATTGAAAGAGGACACCGTTTAGTTGCAGATGATATGGTGGAGATCAGAAGACTTTCTGAAAGTTATCTGATAGGGACATGTTCGGACCTTCTTCGCCATCATATGGAAATCAGAGGATTAGGAATTCTGAATATAAAAGATATATTCGGAATTGGGTCAGTGAGAGATCATAAACTTATAGAACTCATCATCCATTTAGAAGAGTGGACAGAAGAAAAAGAATTCGATCGTACTGGTCTTGAAAATAGAACGGAAGAAGTTCTAGGTGTTAATATACCTTTGATCAAACTACCAGTTAGACCAGGTAGAAATATTCCAATCATCGTAGAAACCGCTGCAATGAACCAAAGATTAAAAAAACTAGGAAAGAATGCAGCGGCGGAATTCAGCCAAAAACTAAATATTTATCTGCAGCAAGGAAAAGTTGAAAGAAATCCACCTCAAAATTAA
- the rpoN gene encoding RNA polymerase factor sigma-54, whose amino-acid sequence MNLNHQLVQKQTQKLVMTQDLRQSIELLPLSTLELADRISAELIENPMLEEEPGSERSKSPELYSVDDLKRKEKNDFLKNSDQGWQDSFSLDKPQYRGTDASDRNQKYIESSPNAQSLSDHLLWQLRISSLKGKEMEIAEILISMLDDRGFISQTQAELATEIGVSAKTIKKVLEQIHQLDPLGIGAGSIQETLYIQAKILKPEDKNLHDLIQNYLKDLEKLDYKGISKKMGLPVESIESMAAEIKKLEPFPATLYTPQKPDYVVPDVIIREIEGEFSILLNDEWLPKLKINKEYKGMLKKGAGAKDSDKEYISTKLNSAEWLIRSVNQRRQTLYRVVSAIIELQTEFFRKGVRFLKPLTLKDIAERLDLHESTVSRITSNKYVQTSWGILELKWFFSSGLKSKSSEGGMESSKTIHDIIRNLVKEEDPENPLSDQDIVEKIESKGIEIARRTVAKYRKILKILPSNQRKKVKSLEAR is encoded by the coding sequence GTGAATCTGAATCATCAGTTAGTACAGAAACAGACACAGAAGCTTGTCATGACGCAGGATTTGCGTCAGTCGATAGAGCTTTTGCCTTTGTCAACTCTGGAACTCGCTGATAGGATTAGTGCCGAACTGATTGAAAATCCGATGCTGGAAGAGGAACCGGGCTCCGAAAGAAGTAAAAGCCCTGAACTCTATTCTGTAGATGATCTAAAACGAAAAGAGAAGAATGACTTTCTGAAAAATTCAGACCAAGGCTGGCAGGATTCATTCAGCTTAGACAAACCTCAGTATAGAGGAACCGACGCGTCTGATCGAAACCAAAAATACATTGAATCATCTCCTAACGCACAATCCCTTTCTGATCATTTACTTTGGCAACTCAGAATCTCTTCCTTAAAGGGAAAGGAAATGGAGATTGCAGAAATCTTAATCTCCATGTTAGATGATAGAGGGTTTATTTCACAAACTCAAGCTGAGTTAGCTACTGAAATTGGAGTTTCTGCTAAAACGATCAAAAAAGTTTTGGAACAGATCCATCAATTAGATCCACTTGGTATTGGAGCAGGAAGCATTCAAGAAACATTATATATTCAGGCAAAGATCCTAAAACCTGAAGATAAAAACTTACACGATCTTATCCAAAACTATCTTAAAGACCTGGAAAAACTGGATTATAAAGGAATTTCCAAGAAGATGGGCCTCCCTGTTGAATCCATAGAGTCCATGGCAGCTGAGATCAAAAAGTTAGAACCTTTCCCTGCTACATTATATACTCCTCAAAAGCCTGATTATGTAGTTCCGGATGTAATCATTCGAGAGATAGAAGGTGAATTCAGTATTCTATTGAATGATGAATGGCTCCCTAAATTAAAAATTAATAAAGAATATAAGGGAATGCTCAAAAAAGGAGCCGGTGCTAAAGATTCCGACAAGGAATATATTTCGACAAAACTAAATTCCGCAGAATGGTTGATCCGCTCCGTAAACCAAAGACGACAAACCTTGTATAGAGTAGTCTCTGCAATTATAGAACTCCAGACTGAATTTTTTCGCAAAGGTGTTAGATTTTTAAAACCTCTCACATTAAAAGATATCGCAGAAAGATTAGATCTTCATGAATCCACCGTTTCCCGGATTACTTCCAATAAGTATGTGCAAACTTCATGGGGAATTTTAGAATTGAAATGGTTCTTCTCCTCCGGATTAAAATCCAAAAGTTCAGAAGGTGGAATGGAATCTTCTAAAACCATACATGATATTATACGTAACCTAGTAAAAGAAGAAGATCCCGAAAATCCGCTCTCTGACCAGGACATAGTGGAAAAAATAGAAAGTAAAGGGATCGAAATTGCGAGAAGAACTGTCGCAAAATACCGTAAAATTTTGAAAATTTTACCATCCAACCAAAGAAAAAAAGTAAAATCTCTGGAAGCAAGGTAA
- the lptB gene encoding LPS export ABC transporter ATP-binding protein: MGQRIRCQNLVKIYNKRKVVDGVSFDVRKGEVVGLLGPNGAGKTTSFYMSVGFVKPDSGHVYIDDQDVTDAPMHTRAKLGVGYLAQEASIFRKLTVAENLEAILETLDIPRSEIIRRRDELLLELQIMRVANQKGFTLSGGERRRCEIARALVTNPDFILLDEPFAGVDPIAVKDIQTVINSLKKKGLGILITDHNVRETLKITDRAYIMHSGRILIAGTPKELVNDKEAKRMYLGEDFKL; the protein is encoded by the coding sequence ATGGGACAAAGGATCCGGTGCCAAAACTTAGTCAAAATATACAATAAGCGTAAGGTTGTAGACGGAGTCAGTTTCGATGTTCGAAAGGGAGAAGTAGTAGGTCTACTAGGTCCAAACGGTGCAGGAAAAACTACTTCCTTCTATATGTCTGTTGGTTTCGTAAAACCGGATTCAGGTCATGTATATATAGATGACCAAGATGTGACAGACGCTCCTATGCATACTAGAGCCAAACTAGGAGTTGGTTATCTAGCCCAAGAGGCTTCTATTTTTCGTAAACTTACAGTCGCGGAAAATTTAGAAGCCATCTTAGAAACTCTCGATATTCCTAGATCGGAAATTATTCGCAGAAGAGATGAACTGCTGTTAGAATTACAAATTATGCGAGTCGCTAACCAAAAAGGTTTTACTCTTTCGGGTGGGGAAAGAAGAAGATGCGAAATCGCTAGAGCCTTGGTAACAAATCCAGACTTTATCCTTCTTGACGAGCCGTTTGCAGGGGTTGACCCTATAGCTGTAAAAGATATTCAAACTGTTATAAATAGTTTAAAGAAGAAAGGACTAGGCATCTTAATCACCGACCATAATGTTAGAGAAACATTAAAGATCACGGATAGAGCATATATAATGCATAGTGGTCGGATCTTGATCGCGGGAACTCCAAAAGAACTCGTGAATGATAAAGAAGCAAAGAGAATGTATCTAGGAGAGGACTTCAAGCTGTGA
- a CDS encoding LptA/OstA family protein produces the protein MKRILVLLYLLFFLPSHLGSHSRPPLLFSAETLDPKSFQGIGEVDPKRKESFPTFWGANALTQEDREVQGLKVTIFSLEGGAWIQHKKVKLGANRIEVFGKEAYKAFLKNGVHIEDQENGTVMRAGIGEYDKYSEMVYIKERPRLSFRDKTGKTTVISAKQIDRELNTKITKLHGGVIVNHPEVTIFCAEAVFKESEHLITTDPNPILISKNRYLSGKKLSFYTNESRILLEENTVLFQSSEETKKDPEANEKKQTILTILKGDKIESRPNEENDRTVLISGNATVLRKDMKITSDNIESVGKDSHIIKARKNIKVHDRENNLLLSGNVFDYFRNENYLHLTDEGKMEFLDKSSNQVTSTITAQEFERFLDQKETVIRGNIWIKSKSTEAQGEYATYFENDESVLLEGNPRINRSGKILRAGKIVFYPREGRSILTEGVHLGN, from the coding sequence ATGAAACGTATCCTAGTTTTACTTTATTTATTATTCTTTCTCCCTTCACATTTGGGATCTCACTCGAGACCTCCACTTTTATTTTCAGCAGAGACCTTAGATCCAAAAAGTTTCCAAGGAATAGGAGAAGTAGATCCAAAACGTAAGGAAAGTTTTCCTACTTTCTGGGGAGCAAATGCACTTACCCAAGAGGATAGAGAAGTCCAAGGACTTAAAGTAACAATCTTCAGTTTGGAAGGTGGAGCCTGGATCCAACATAAAAAAGTGAAATTGGGTGCAAATCGTATAGAGGTTTTTGGAAAAGAAGCATATAAGGCTTTTTTAAAAAATGGAGTGCATATAGAAGACCAGGAAAACGGGACAGTAATGAGAGCGGGAATCGGAGAATATGATAAATACTCCGAAATGGTCTATATCAAAGAAAGACCAAGACTTAGCTTTCGAGATAAAACCGGTAAAACTACAGTCATTTCCGCAAAGCAAATAGATCGAGAATTAAACACTAAGATCACTAAATTACATGGTGGAGTTATCGTAAATCATCCGGAAGTTACTATCTTTTGTGCAGAAGCAGTATTTAAAGAATCGGAACATTTGATAACTACTGATCCAAATCCGATCCTAATTTCCAAGAACAGATATCTAAGCGGTAAAAAGTTATCTTTCTACACAAATGAAAGTAGAATACTTTTAGAAGAGAATACGGTTCTATTCCAGTCATCTGAAGAAACCAAAAAAGATCCGGAAGCAAATGAAAAAAAACAAACTATTCTCACAATCCTAAAAGGAGATAAGATAGAAAGCCGTCCAAACGAAGAAAATGATCGTACAGTTCTAATCAGCGGAAATGCAACGGTTTTGAGAAAGGATATGAAGATCACTTCGGATAATATTGAGTCAGTAGGAAAAGATTCACATATCATCAAGGCCCGAAAAAATATCAAAGTTCATGATCGAGAAAATAATCTCCTTCTTTCGGGTAACGTATTTGATTATTTCAGAAATGAAAACTACCTTCACCTTACTGACGAAGGTAAAATGGAATTTTTAGACAAAAGTTCTAATCAAGTAACAAGTACTATCACTGCGCAAGAATTCGAACGTTTCTTGGATCAAAAAGAAACAGTGATCAGAGGAAATATCTGGATCAAATCTAAGTCCACAGAGGCGCAAGGTGAGTATGCCACTTATTTTGAAAACGACGAATCCGTACTTTTAGAAGGAAATCCTAGGATTAATCGAAGTGGTAAGATCCTGAGAGCAGGAAAAATCGTCTTTTATCCAAGAGAAGGAAGATCAATTCTGACAGAAGGAGTCCATTTAGGAAATTAG
- the lptC gene encoding LPS export ABC transporter periplasmic protein LptC produces MDPETARKYGPGLAVGLGILFLILFFYSGGKSDAKYTRVEEEKEKGSTVSFRNFAKDQYDGNGTILWKLKAKEAYLYADEKRYVLYGIDFDQYENGKFKSKLTGEKGEINQITKLMKLTGNILLKTEEHRTLRAKSLDYNDETKELTSNEEVVIDANGTHIRGVGLRADKDLNKFTILRPSAITQGGANPLSSSPKEK; encoded by the coding sequence ATAGACCCGGAAACCGCTAGGAAATATGGACCGGGCCTAGCAGTAGGACTTGGAATTTTATTCTTAATTCTTTTCTTCTACTCCGGCGGAAAATCGGATGCAAAATACACACGCGTCGAGGAAGAAAAAGAAAAAGGTTCCACTGTTTCCTTCCGGAATTTTGCAAAAGACCAATATGACGGCAACGGAACTATATTATGGAAATTGAAAGCGAAAGAAGCATATCTTTACGCCGACGAAAAAAGATATGTTTTATATGGGATCGATTTCGACCAATATGAAAATGGAAAGTTCAAGTCCAAACTCACAGGAGAAAAGGGCGAGATTAACCAAATCACAAAGCTGATGAAACTCACTGGGAATATCCTTCTTAAAACGGAAGAACATAGAACTCTCAGAGCAAAATCACTCGATTATAACGACGAAACCAAAGAACTTACCTCGAACGAAGAAGTGGTGATAGATGCAAACGGAACTCATATCCGAGGGGTGGGGCTTAGAGCGGACAAAGATCTGAATAAGTTCACAATTTTAAGACCAAGTGCGATTACACAAGGTGGGGCAAATCCACTTTCTTCTTCCCCGAAAGAAAAATGA
- the kdsA gene encoding 3-deoxy-8-phosphooctulonate synthase → MSDKTAQERDFLSGKKIGGKNPFFLIAGPCVMENRDLLEKVCAEMLEITTELGIPYVFKSSFDKANRSSVTSYRGPGLTEGIKHLEHIKKKFNVPVLTDIHETSQVGPLKDVIDMYQIPAFLSRQTDLIAESAKTGKWVNVKKGQFLAPSDCRHIKTKIQESGSEKYMVTERGTTFGYGNLVFDGRTVPILHSYDIPVVFDATHSAQLPGAAGNITGGQREYIPSMTRSAVALGIEGIFMEVHPDPAKALSDATTQYPLSEIKSLLKELVGLDRYVKQEILNR, encoded by the coding sequence ATGAGCGATAAAACTGCCCAAGAAAGGGATTTTTTAAGCGGTAAAAAGATAGGCGGAAAGAATCCGTTCTTCCTGATCGCGGGTCCTTGTGTGATGGAAAACAGAGACTTACTCGAAAAAGTCTGTGCCGAAATGTTAGAGATCACCACAGAACTTGGTATCCCTTATGTTTTTAAAAGTAGTTTTGATAAAGCAAATCGTTCTTCCGTTACTTCCTATAGAGGTCCAGGACTCACAGAAGGGATCAAACACCTAGAACATATTAAGAAAAAATTTAATGTTCCAGTTCTAACAGATATCCATGAAACTTCTCAGGTAGGACCACTCAAAGATGTGATCGATATGTACCAGATCCCTGCATTCTTAAGCAGACAAACTGATCTGATCGCGGAATCCGCAAAAACTGGAAAATGGGTAAACGTCAAAAAAGGACAATTTTTAGCTCCTTCTGATTGTAGACATATCAAAACAAAAATCCAGGAATCGGGTTCCGAAAAGTACATGGTTACGGAAAGAGGTACCACATTCGGTTACGGAAATTTGGTATTCGACGGAAGAACCGTTCCTATATTACATAGTTATGATATTCCAGTAGTATTCGACGCAACACACTCCGCACAATTGCCTGGGGCAGCCGGAAATATTACCGGAGGACAGAGAGAATATATCCCAAGTATGACAAGAAGCGCTGTTGCTCTTGGGATAGAAGGTATCTTTATGGAAGTGCACCCTGATCCTGCAAAGGCACTTTCAGATGCAACAACCCAGTATCCTCTTTCTGAAATTAAATCCTTATTAAAGGAATTAGTCGGTTTAGACCGTTACGTTAAACAGGAAATCCTAAACCGCTAA
- a CDS encoding CTP synthase, which produces MSKTKFIFVTGGVCSSLGKGVSAAALGCLLESRGYSVSLQKMDPYINIDPGTMSPYQHGEVYVTEDGAETDLDLGYYERFTKSKFTRKNSVSTGQIYNTVIQRERKGDYLGRTVQVVPHITNEIRNRIYTLARENATDFVIVEIGGTVGDIESIPFLEAIRQMRYEHSPSQVLFIHVTLVPTITVAGEAKTKPTQHSVKELLALGIQPDILICRVNQPMPKEMKGKISAFCNVKEENVISASDISTSIYEIPKMYKEEKLDQVVLKTLGLELGKSNFTEWEKIIKSLQSAKHTVQIAVVGKYISLHDAYRSVYESLSHGGIANEANVEFIKVDPEKLDKTNVKDVLKSVHGVLVPGGFGDRGIEGKIAAIQYARTKGIPFFGICLGMQCAVIEYARNVLGMKDANSTEFRPDSPDPVISLIEEQMDIDQMGGTMRLGSYPCKIKKNTLAFNEYKQELIYERHRHRFEFTNKYKQRFEEKGMILSGISPDENLIEIVEIPDHPWFIGVQFHPEFTGKPTKPHPLFAGFIRAAVKFARKA; this is translated from the coding sequence TTGTCCAAAACTAAATTTATTTTCGTGACCGGAGGTGTTTGTTCCTCCCTTGGTAAGGGTGTATCCGCTGCAGCCCTTGGATGCCTTTTGGAGAGTAGGGGTTATTCCGTTTCTCTGCAAAAAATGGATCCTTATATCAATATCGATCCTGGAACCATGAGCCCGTACCAGCACGGCGAAGTTTATGTAACTGAGGATGGTGCGGAAACCGATTTAGATCTTGGTTATTACGAAAGATTTACTAAATCTAAGTTCACTCGTAAGAACTCTGTATCTACGGGACAAATTTATAATACTGTAATCCAAAGAGAAAGAAAAGGTGATTATTTGGGACGAACAGTTCAGGTTGTTCCTCATATCACTAACGAGATCCGTAACAGGATCTATACTCTTGCAAGAGAAAATGCAACTGACTTTGTGATCGTAGAGATCGGCGGAACGGTGGGGGACATTGAGTCCATCCCATTCTTAGAAGCAATTCGCCAGATGAGATACGAACACAGTCCTTCTCAAGTTTTATTTATCCATGTTACTTTAGTTCCTACCATCACAGTAGCTGGTGAAGCAAAAACAAAACCTACTCAACACTCAGTAAAAGAACTTTTGGCACTCGGGATCCAGCCAGATATTTTGATCTGTCGTGTGAACCAGCCGATGCCAAAAGAGATGAAAGGAAAAATTTCCGCCTTCTGTAACGTAAAAGAAGAAAATGTGATCTCCGCTTCGGATATCAGCACTTCTATTTACGAAATTCCTAAAATGTATAAGGAAGAAAAATTAGATCAAGTAGTTCTAAAAACATTAGGATTAGAACTTGGAAAATCCAATTTTACAGAATGGGAGAAGATCATAAAAAGCCTTCAATCCGCAAAACATACGGTGCAGATTGCAGTTGTTGGAAAATACATTTCTCTTCATGATGCGTATCGTTCCGTTTATGAAAGTTTATCTCATGGTGGAATCGCAAACGAAGCAAACGTAGAATTTATCAAAGTAGATCCTGAAAAACTGGATAAAACAAATGTAAAGGATGTTTTAAAATCCGTGCATGGTGTTTTAGTTCCAGGAGGATTCGGAGACAGAGGAATCGAAGGTAAAATCGCAGCAATCCAATATGCTAGAACCAAAGGAATTCCATTCTTTGGGATTTGTTTAGGAATGCAGTGTGCAGTGATCGAATACGCGAGAAACGTATTGGGAATGAAAGATGCGAACTCCACTGAGTTCAGACCTGATTCTCCAGATCCAGTAATCTCTCTTATTGAAGAGCAGATGGATATTGATCAAATGGGTGGAACAATGCGTTTAGGTTCTTATCCATGTAAGATCAAGAAAAACACCTTAGCATTCAATGAATACAAACAAGAGCTGATCTATGAGAGACATAGACATAGATTCGAGTTTACCAACAAATACAAACAAAGATTTGAAGAGAAAGGAATGATCCTTTCAGGCATTTCTCCAGATGAAAACCTGATTGAAATCGTAGAAATTCCAGATCATCCTTGGTTTATAGGAGTTCAGTTCCATCCTGAATTTACTGGAAAACCTACAAAACCGCATCCATTATTTGCCGGATTCATCCGAGCTGCGGTCAAATTTGCAAGGAAGGCATAA
- the rfaE2 gene encoding D-glycero-beta-D-manno-heptose 1-phosphate adenylyltransferase, which translates to MKASFSSCIEKIIPFDEAKNVSEKVRFNQKIVFTNGVFDLVHKGHLTYLSQARDLGDVLWVGINSDSSVKRLKGPERPVNPEEDRALLLSCLSFVDYITVFTEDTPLELISQVAPHIHVKGGDYDLEALPETPLVRKLGGEVKILPFVPGFSSTDLIRRIRQKP; encoded by the coding sequence GTGAAGGCTTCTTTCTCTTCTTGTATAGAGAAAATTATTCCTTTCGATGAAGCTAAAAATGTTTCAGAGAAGGTCCGCTTCAATCAAAAAATCGTTTTTACAAATGGCGTATTCGATCTGGTTCATAAAGGTCATTTGACCTATCTTTCCCAAGCAAGAGACTTAGGCGATGTTCTTTGGGTCGGGATCAATTCTGATTCTTCTGTCAAAAGACTAAAAGGTCCGGAACGTCCTGTGAATCCTGAAGAAGATCGGGCACTTCTTCTTTCCTGCCTTTCCTTTGTGGATTATATCACCGTGTTTACAGAAGACACTCCTTTAGAACTGATCTCTCAAGTAGCGCCTCATATTCACGTAAAAGGGGGAGATTATGATCTAGAAGCTCTTCCTGAGACTCCACTTGTTCGCAAATTGGGCGGAGAAGTGAAAATTCTACCCTTTGTTCCTGGATTTTCCAGTACGGATCTGATCCGACGCATTCGCCAAAAACCCTAG